A genomic segment from Streptosporangium roseum DSM 43021 encodes:
- a CDS encoding uroporphyrinogen-III synthase has protein sequence MSIALLDDPGGSPETAPDALAGFTIGVTATRRREEFCALLERRGARVVRAPAIRLVPLAEDADLLAATRAALTGPLDDVVVTTGVGFRGWMAAAEGWGLSGDLSAHLTAARLLTRGPKARGAVRAAGLNDHWTPATESCEEVKQYLLAQDLRGRRIAVQLHGEPLTGFVAALREAGAEVIEVPVYRWLPYRDTSPLRRLISQSISGGVDAVAFTSAPAVLAMLAAARADGLEDALVAAFAGPVVAACVGPVTAAPLQARGVPAVQPERARLGALARTLARHLPEHSVTRLLAGGHGLEIRGHAVAVDGELKPLPPAPMAVLKRLADKPGHVVARSELRTVLPGGPSRDSAEHAVEMAITRLRRALGPSGIVETVVKRGYRLACDRGEAM, from the coding sequence ATGAGCATCGCCCTTCTGGACGACCCCGGCGGGTCTCCCGAGACGGCGCCCGACGCGCTGGCCGGGTTCACGATCGGGGTGACCGCGACCAGGCGGCGTGAGGAGTTCTGCGCGCTGCTGGAGCGGCGGGGCGCGAGAGTGGTGCGCGCCCCGGCGATCAGGCTGGTGCCGCTGGCCGAGGACGCCGACCTGCTGGCCGCGACCCGGGCCGCTCTGACGGGCCCGCTCGACGACGTGGTGGTCACCACCGGGGTCGGGTTCCGGGGCTGGATGGCCGCGGCCGAGGGCTGGGGGCTGTCGGGCGACCTGTCGGCGCACCTGACCGCCGCCCGGCTGCTGACCCGCGGGCCCAAGGCCCGCGGCGCGGTCCGGGCCGCCGGGCTGAACGACCACTGGACGCCGGCCACCGAGTCGTGCGAGGAGGTCAAGCAGTACCTCCTTGCCCAGGACCTGCGCGGTCGCCGCATCGCCGTGCAGTTGCACGGGGAGCCGCTGACCGGCTTCGTGGCCGCGCTGCGCGAGGCGGGGGCCGAGGTCATCGAGGTGCCGGTCTACCGGTGGCTGCCCTACCGCGACACCTCGCCGCTGCGCCGCCTGATCAGTCAGTCGATCTCCGGCGGGGTGGACGCGGTGGCCTTCACCAGCGCCCCCGCCGTGCTGGCCATGCTCGCCGCGGCCCGCGCCGACGGCCTGGAGGACGCCCTGGTGGCGGCCTTCGCCGGGCCGGTCGTCGCCGCCTGCGTGGGCCCGGTCACGGCGGCGCCGCTGCAGGCGCGCGGGGTGCCCGCCGTACAGCCCGAGCGTGCCCGCCTCGGCGCGCTGGCCCGGACGCTCGCCCGGCACCTGCCCGAGCACAGCGTCACCCGCCTGCTCGCCGGCGGCCACGGGCTGGAGATCCGCGGCCACGCCGTCGCCGTGGACGGTGAGCTCAAGCCGCTGCCGCCGGCCCCGATGGCGGTGCTCAAGCGCCTGGCCGACAAGCCGGGGCACGTGGTGGCCCGCTCCGAGCTGCGCACCGTGCTGCCCGGCGGCCCCTCCCGGGACTCGGCCGAACACGCCGTCGAGATGGCCATCACCCGCCTGCGCCGCGCCCTGGGCCCCTCCGGCATCGTCGAGACGGTCGTCAAGCGCGGCTACCGCCTGGCCTGCGACCGCGGCGAGGCCATGTGA
- the nirD gene encoding nitrite reductase small subunit NirD, translating into MTVLSEATTTVWTAVCAYTDLLPERGACALVGRHQIALFRTFDGELFAIGNRDPFSGAQVLSRGIVGTRAGEPSVASPMHKEVFSLVTGVCLDDPAVAVPTYPIRVADGTVEVSVR; encoded by the coding sequence ATGACCGTCCTGAGCGAGGCCACGACGACCGTCTGGACCGCGGTCTGCGCCTACACCGACCTGCTGCCCGAGCGCGGCGCCTGCGCGCTGGTCGGCCGTCACCAGATCGCGCTGTTCCGGACCTTCGACGGCGAGCTGTTCGCCATCGGCAACCGGGATCCTTTCAGCGGCGCCCAGGTCCTCTCGCGGGGGATCGTGGGCACCAGGGCGGGTGAGCCCAGCGTCGCCTCGCCCATGCACAAGGAGGTGTTCTCGCTGGTCACCGGGGTGTGCCTGGACGACCCGGCGGTGGCCGTGCCGACCTATCCGATCCGGGTCGCCGACGGCACGGTGGAGGTGAGTGTGAGGTGA
- a CDS encoding sirohydrochlorin chelatase produces the protein MTTLVLAGHGTRSARGEEAIAGLRDLVRRARPGSRVEAAFLEISSPPLAGVLPGLPGPAVVVPLLLAGGYHVHIDLPSVVAGARPDAVVAAPLGPDPLLAAILARRLASAGLRPADSVVLGAAGSSDPAALADVRAAARLLAVRLSRPVTAAFAATGAPSLGEALERLRSGPAPRIAVASYLLAPGFFQSRLESSGADLVSAPLGVDADLAALVWARFDQARWRSSRSSRTISSALSSREGRKSAPTNIS, from the coding sequence GTGACGACGCTGGTCCTGGCCGGGCACGGGACCCGCAGCGCGCGAGGCGAGGAGGCGATCGCCGGACTGCGGGATCTCGTACGGCGGGCACGGCCGGGCAGCCGGGTCGAGGCGGCCTTCCTGGAGATCAGCTCGCCTCCGCTGGCCGGCGTGCTCCCCGGCCTGCCGGGTCCGGCGGTCGTGGTGCCGCTGCTGCTCGCGGGCGGCTACCACGTCCACATCGACCTGCCGTCGGTGGTCGCCGGGGCCCGGCCCGACGCGGTGGTGGCGGCCCCGCTCGGACCGGACCCGCTGCTGGCCGCCATCCTGGCCAGGCGGCTGGCGAGCGCGGGGCTGCGGCCCGCCGACTCGGTCGTCCTGGGCGCGGCGGGATCCTCCGACCCGGCCGCGCTGGCCGACGTGCGGGCCGCGGCCCGGCTGCTCGCGGTACGGCTGTCGCGCCCGGTCACGGCGGCCTTCGCCGCGACGGGCGCCCCCTCGCTGGGGGAGGCCCTGGAACGCCTGCGGTCCGGTCCCGCGCCCCGGATCGCCGTGGCGTCCTACCTGCTGGCCCCCGGCTTCTTCCAGAGCCGTCTGGAGTCCTCCGGCGCGGACCTGGTCAGCGCCCCGCTGGGAGTGGACGCCGACCTGGCCGCACTGGTGTGGGCCCGCTTCGATCAGGCCCGCTGGAGATCCAGCCGCAGCTCGCGGACGATCTCCTCGGCGCTGTCGTCCCGCGAGGGCAGGAAGTCGGCGCCGACGAACATCTCGTAG
- a CDS encoding universal stress protein, whose product MASYRTIVVGTDGSPSSFRAVTSAASLASVTGATLVLACAYAPMRERERNAAADALGELSYKVSGSTPADDALRAAREHAVAAGARQIELAAEEGDAVDVLVALADRLEADLLVIGNRGLNSLAGRLLGSVPSSVSQRAGCDVLIVHTTSGR is encoded by the coding sequence ATGGCGTCCTACCGCACGATTGTCGTCGGCACCGACGGCTCCCCCTCCTCCTTCCGCGCGGTCACCTCGGCGGCCTCCCTCGCCTCCGTGACCGGCGCCACCCTGGTCCTGGCCTGCGCCTACGCCCCCATGCGCGAGCGCGAGCGCAACGCGGCCGCCGACGCCCTGGGCGAGCTGTCCTACAAGGTGAGCGGCTCCACCCCCGCCGACGACGCGCTGCGCGCCGCCCGGGAGCACGCGGTGGCCGCGGGCGCCCGGCAGATCGAGCTGGCCGCCGAGGAGGGCGACGCGGTGGACGTCCTGGTCGCCCTGGCCGACAGGCTCGAGGCCGATCTGCTGGTCATCGGCAACCGGGGGCTCAACAGCCTCGCCGGGCGGCTGCTGGGCTCGGTGCCCTCCAGCGTCTCCCAGCGGGCGGGCTGCGATGTGCTGATCGTTCACACCACTTCGGGAAGGTGA
- a CDS encoding PAC2 family protein yields the protein MIELEGLPELVDPVLIAAFEGWNDAGEASSGVIAHLEDEWKATPLVSLDPEEYYDFQVTRPIVEMGEGLTRSITWPTTKLSVARPPGVDRDVVLLRGIEPNMRWRAFCEEIVVVCRELGVELAVLLGALLNDSPHTRPVPIVGSATDEGLARAINLELSRYEGPTGIVGVLQHALGATGIHAVSLWASVPHYVAQPPNPKATLALLSRMEDLLDIPMPLGDLAEESRAWEHGVDELASQDSEVAEYVKELEERKDAAELPEASGDAIAAEFERYLRRRDRDGDG from the coding sequence GTGATCGAACTCGAAGGTCTACCCGAGCTCGTCGACCCGGTGCTGATCGCCGCGTTCGAGGGGTGGAACGACGCGGGCGAGGCCTCGAGCGGAGTGATCGCACACCTCGAGGACGAGTGGAAGGCGACCCCCCTGGTCTCCCTCGACCCGGAGGAATACTACGACTTCCAGGTCACCCGTCCGATCGTCGAGATGGGCGAGGGGCTGACCCGCTCCATCACCTGGCCGACCACCAAGCTGTCGGTGGCCCGGCCGCCGGGCGTGGACCGCGACGTGGTGCTGCTGCGCGGCATCGAGCCCAACATGCGGTGGCGCGCCTTCTGCGAGGAGATCGTCGTGGTCTGCCGCGAGCTGGGGGTGGAGCTGGCGGTGCTGCTCGGCGCGCTCCTCAACGACTCTCCCCACACCCGCCCGGTGCCGATCGTGGGCTCGGCGACCGACGAGGGCCTGGCCCGTGCGATCAACCTGGAGCTGAGCCGCTACGAGGGGCCGACCGGCATCGTCGGCGTCCTGCAGCACGCCCTGGGGGCCACCGGGATCCACGCGGTCTCGCTGTGGGCGTCGGTGCCGCACTACGTCGCCCAGCCGCCCAACCCCAAGGCCACCCTGGCGCTGCTCAGCCGGATGGAGGACCTCCTCGACATCCCGATGCCGCTGGGCGACCTGGCCGAGGAGTCACGGGCCTGGGAGCACGGCGTGGACGAGCTGGCCTCGCAGGACAGCGAGGTCGCCGAATACGTCAAGGAGCTGGAGGAGCGCAAGGACGCCGCCGAGCTGCCCGAGGCGAGCGGCGACGCCATCGCCGCGGAGTTCGAGCGCTACCTGCGCCGCCGCGACCGTGACGGCGACGGCTGA
- a CDS encoding HAD family hydrolase has product MDAVLFDMDGLLVDSEKIWFQVESEVMERLGGHWGAADQEHLVGGSMPSTVAYMLKASGSSAHPDDVAAWMLEGMTRRLADGVEMMPGAAELLAAVRRAGLPTALVTSSVRPIAEACLKGIGRGNFDHVVTGDDVMRTKPHPEPYLTAARLLDVAAARCVALEDSPNGVTAATAAGCRVVAVPSVLPIPSAPGRLVVDSLREVDVDVLRALSARGGDR; this is encoded by the coding sequence ATGGACGCGGTCCTGTTCGACATGGACGGGCTTCTCGTGGACAGCGAGAAGATCTGGTTCCAGGTCGAGTCCGAGGTGATGGAACGGCTCGGCGGCCACTGGGGGGCCGCCGACCAGGAGCACCTGGTGGGCGGCTCCATGCCGTCCACCGTCGCCTACATGCTCAAGGCCTCCGGCTCCAGCGCCCATCCGGACGACGTGGCGGCCTGGATGCTGGAGGGCATGACCCGCCGGCTCGCCGACGGCGTGGAGATGATGCCCGGCGCCGCCGAGCTGCTGGCGGCGGTACGGCGGGCGGGCCTGCCCACCGCCCTGGTGACCTCCTCGGTGCGGCCGATCGCCGAGGCGTGCCTGAAGGGCATCGGCAGGGGCAACTTCGACCACGTGGTGACCGGCGACGACGTGATGCGGACCAAGCCCCATCCGGAGCCCTACCTGACGGCCGCCCGGCTGCTGGACGTGGCCGCGGCCCGCTGCGTCGCGCTGGAGGACTCCCCGAACGGGGTGACCGCGGCCACCGCGGCCGGCTGCCGGGTGGTGGCCGTGCCGAGCGTGCTGCCGATCCCCTCCGCCCCCGGCCGCCTCGTCGTGGACTCCCTGCGCGAGGTCGACGTCGACGTCCTCCGGGCGCTGTCGGCCCGCGGCGGAGACCGCTGA
- a CDS encoding ABC transporter permease, protein MTAPLDVPGSATEADPEAVLAGADRKAIQGRSLGQIAWMRLKRDKIALAGAGVIIFLILVALLAPLIVKFLGHPPLEFHREKIDQSTLTPKDAFGGMSWDYLFGVEPLWGRDIFSRIVYGARISLLIAFLATLLSVVIGTVLGVVAGYFGGWVDAVISRAMDVFLAFPLLVFAIALAGVVPDQAFGMSGDTLRVSLLVFIIGFFSWPYIGRIVRGQTLSLREREFVDAARSLGARGPYIIFRELLPNLIAPILIYATLVIPTNILFEAALSFLGVGVRPPTPTWGGMLAEAARFYTVPHFAIFPGLAIFVTVLAFNLFGDGLRDALDPRGR, encoded by the coding sequence ATGACCGCACCGCTCGATGTTCCTGGCTCGGCTACGGAGGCGGACCCCGAAGCCGTGCTCGCGGGCGCGGATCGGAAGGCCATCCAAGGCCGCTCTCTCGGTCAGATCGCCTGGATGAGGCTGAAGCGTGACAAGATCGCTCTCGCGGGAGCGGGAGTCATCATCTTCCTCATCCTGGTGGCGCTCCTCGCGCCGCTCATCGTGAAGTTCCTCGGCCATCCGCCGCTGGAGTTCCACCGTGAGAAGATCGACCAGTCCACGCTGACGCCCAAAGATGCGTTCGGCGGTATGAGCTGGGACTACCTGTTCGGCGTCGAGCCCCTCTGGGGGCGCGACATCTTCAGCCGGATCGTCTACGGCGCCCGGATCTCCCTGCTCATCGCCTTCCTGGCCACCCTGCTCTCGGTGGTCATCGGCACCGTCCTCGGTGTCGTCGCCGGCTACTTCGGCGGCTGGGTCGACGCCGTGATCAGCCGGGCGATGGACGTCTTCCTGGCCTTCCCGCTGCTGGTGTTCGCCATCGCCCTCGCCGGCGTCGTGCCCGACCAGGCGTTCGGCATGTCCGGCGACACCCTGCGCGTATCGTTGCTGGTGTTCATCATCGGATTCTTCAGCTGGCCGTACATCGGCCGGATCGTCCGAGGTCAGACCCTCTCCCTGCGTGAACGGGAGTTCGTCGACGCGGCCAGGAGCCTCGGCGCCCGTGGGCCGTACATCATCTTCCGTGAGCTGCTGCCCAACCTGATCGCGCCGATCCTGATCTACGCGACGCTGGTCATCCCGACCAACATCCTGTTCGAGGCGGCGCTGTCCTTCCTCGGTGTGGGCGTCCGCCCGCCGACACCGACCTGGGGCGGCATGCTCGCCGAGGCGGCGCGCTTCTACACGGTGCCGCACTTCGCGATCTTCCCTGGTTTGGCGATCTTCGTGACCGTGCTGGCCTTCAACCTCTTCGGAGACGGCCTGCGTGACGCGCTGGACCCGCGCGGCCGTTGA
- the metH gene encoding methionine synthase: MTSRPSFREVLAERVMVADGAMGTMLQAHDVTLDDFEGHEGCNEVLNATRPDIVRAVHDAYFEVGVDCVETNTFGANLAALGEYDISERTHELSEAGARVAREAADHWSTPDHPRYVLGSIGPGTKLPTLGHKPYGVLRDAYYDNAAGLIAGGADALIIETCQDLLQVKAAVIGAKRAITDSGRDVPVIAQVTVETNGAMLLGSEIGAALTAIEPLGVDVIGLNCATGPAEMSEHLRYLSRHARLQLSCMPNAGLPQLTSDGAYYPLTPDELADAHENFTRSFGLSLVGGCCGTTPEHLRKVVERVRGNGHSPRRPRPEAGAASLYQHVPFRQDTSYLAIGERTNANGSKAFREAMLAENWEECVEIARAQARDGAHMLDLCIDYVGRDGVRDMKELAFRFATASTLPIVLDSTEPAVLEAGLEMIGGRAIINSVNYEDGDGPDSRFTRIMKLVRSHGAAVMALTIDEEGQARTAEWKLRIATRLIEDLTANWGMNVEDIIIDALTFPIATGQEETRRDGVETIEAIRELKRRYPGVQTVLGLSNISFGLNPAARIVLNSVFLNECVNAGLDSAIVHASKILPMARIPDEQRQVALDMVYDRRREGYDPLQRFMELFEGVDAASIKADRAAELLGLPLWERLKRRIIDGERKGLEADLDEALAQRPALEIVNDVLLDGMKTVGELFGSGQMQLPFVLQSAEVMKTSVAYLEPHMDRVEGENKGRIVLATVKGDVHDIGKNLVDIILSNNGYEVVNLGIKQPVSAILEAAEEQKADVIGMSGLLVKSTVIMKENLEEMNSRGMSERFPVLLGGAALTRAYVEQDLAELFQGDVRYARDAFEGLRLMDAFMAVKRGEAGASLPPLRERRVKTGATLVRTPEAELPARSDVAADNPVPTAPFLGERIIKGIPLADYAAFLDERATFMGQWGLKAARGGDGPSYEELVETEGRPRLRMWLERMQTEGLLEAAVAYGYFPCVSDGDSLIILDDAGNERTRFTFPRQRRDRHLCLSDFFRSKDSGEVDVVALQVATMGNRVSEAAAELFAKDAYRDYLELHGLSVQLTEALAEYWHARVRSELGIGGDESLEDMLKVNVTGCRYSFGYPACPNLEDQVQLMELIDPSRIGVNLSEEFQLHPEQSTSALVVHHPEASYFNV; this comes from the coding sequence ATGACTAGCAGACCGTCTTTCCGTGAAGTCCTGGCCGAGCGCGTGATGGTCGCCGACGGGGCCATGGGGACGATGCTGCAGGCGCACGACGTCACCCTCGACGACTTCGAGGGGCACGAAGGCTGCAACGAGGTGCTCAACGCCACCCGCCCCGACATCGTGCGGGCCGTGCACGACGCCTACTTCGAGGTCGGCGTCGACTGCGTCGAGACCAACACCTTCGGCGCGAACCTCGCCGCCCTCGGCGAGTACGACATCTCCGAGCGGACCCACGAGCTGTCCGAGGCCGGCGCCCGGGTCGCCCGCGAGGCGGCCGACCACTGGTCCACCCCCGACCACCCCCGCTACGTGCTCGGCTCCATCGGCCCCGGCACCAAGCTCCCCACCCTCGGGCACAAGCCGTACGGCGTGCTGCGCGACGCCTACTACGACAACGCCGCCGGGCTCATCGCCGGCGGGGCGGACGCCCTGATCATCGAGACCTGCCAGGACCTGCTCCAGGTCAAGGCCGCCGTCATCGGGGCCAAGCGGGCCATCACCGACTCCGGCCGCGACGTGCCGGTCATCGCCCAGGTCACCGTGGAGACCAACGGCGCGATGCTGCTCGGCTCGGAGATCGGCGCGGCGCTCACCGCGATCGAGCCGCTCGGCGTCGACGTCATCGGCCTCAACTGCGCCACCGGCCCCGCCGAGATGAGCGAGCACCTGCGCTACCTGTCGCGCCACGCCCGCCTGCAGCTTTCCTGCATGCCCAACGCGGGCCTGCCCCAGCTGACCTCCGACGGCGCCTACTACCCGCTCACCCCGGACGAGCTGGCCGACGCCCACGAGAACTTCACCCGCTCCTTCGGCCTGTCGCTGGTCGGCGGCTGCTGCGGCACCACCCCCGAGCACCTGCGCAAGGTGGTGGAGCGGGTGCGCGGCAACGGGCACAGCCCCCGCCGTCCGCGCCCCGAGGCCGGGGCGGCCTCGCTCTACCAGCACGTGCCGTTCCGCCAGGACACCTCCTACCTGGCGATCGGCGAGCGGACCAACGCCAACGGCTCCAAGGCCTTCCGCGAGGCGATGCTCGCCGAGAACTGGGAGGAGTGCGTCGAGATCGCCCGGGCCCAGGCCCGCGACGGCGCGCACATGCTCGACCTGTGCATCGACTACGTGGGCCGCGACGGCGTCAGGGACATGAAGGAGCTGGCGTTCCGCTTCGCCACCGCCTCCACCCTGCCGATCGTGCTCGACTCCACCGAGCCCGCCGTGCTGGAGGCCGGTCTGGAGATGATCGGCGGCCGGGCGATCATCAACTCGGTCAACTACGAGGACGGCGACGGCCCCGACTCGCGCTTCACCAGGATCATGAAGCTGGTCCGGTCGCACGGCGCGGCCGTCATGGCGCTGACCATCGACGAGGAGGGCCAGGCCCGCACCGCCGAGTGGAAGCTCAGGATCGCCACCCGCCTCATCGAGGACCTGACGGCCAACTGGGGCATGAACGTCGAGGACATCATCATCGACGCCCTCACCTTCCCCATCGCCACCGGCCAGGAGGAGACCCGCCGCGACGGCGTCGAGACCATCGAGGCCATCCGCGAGCTCAAGCGGCGCTATCCGGGCGTGCAGACCGTGCTCGGCCTGTCCAACATCTCCTTCGGCCTCAACCCGGCCGCGCGCATCGTCCTCAACAGCGTCTTCCTCAACGAGTGCGTCAACGCGGGCCTCGACTCGGCCATCGTGCACGCCTCCAAGATCCTGCCGATGGCCCGCATCCCCGACGAGCAGCGCCAGGTGGCCCTGGACATGGTCTACGACCGCCGCCGGGAGGGCTACGACCCGCTGCAGCGGTTCATGGAGCTGTTCGAGGGCGTGGACGCCGCCTCGATCAAGGCCGACCGGGCGGCCGAGCTGCTCGGCCTGCCGCTGTGGGAGCGGCTCAAGCGCCGCATCATCGACGGCGAGCGCAAGGGACTGGAGGCCGACCTCGACGAGGCGCTGGCGCAGCGCCCCGCCCTGGAGATCGTCAACGACGTGCTCCTCGACGGCATGAAGACCGTCGGCGAGCTGTTCGGCTCCGGGCAGATGCAGCTGCCGTTCGTGCTCCAGTCGGCCGAGGTCATGAAGACCTCCGTCGCCTACCTGGAGCCGCACATGGACCGGGTCGAGGGGGAGAACAAGGGCCGCATCGTGCTGGCGACCGTCAAGGGCGACGTGCACGACATCGGCAAGAACCTGGTCGACATCATCCTGTCCAACAACGGCTACGAGGTCGTCAACCTCGGCATCAAGCAGCCGGTGTCGGCGATCCTGGAGGCGGCCGAGGAGCAGAAGGCCGACGTCATCGGGATGTCCGGGCTGCTGGTGAAGTCCACGGTCATCATGAAGGAGAACCTCGAGGAGATGAACTCCCGGGGGATGTCCGAGCGCTTCCCGGTCCTGCTCGGCGGCGCCGCCCTGACCCGCGCCTACGTGGAGCAGGACCTCGCCGAGCTGTTCCAGGGCGACGTCCGCTACGCCCGCGACGCCTTCGAGGGCCTGCGCCTGATGGACGCCTTCATGGCGGTCAAGCGCGGCGAGGCCGGCGCGAGCCTGCCGCCGCTGCGCGAGCGGCGGGTCAAGACCGGTGCGACGCTGGTGCGCACCCCGGAGGCGGAGCTGCCCGCCCGCTCCGACGTGGCCGCCGACAACCCCGTCCCGACGGCCCCCTTCCTGGGGGAGCGGATCATCAAGGGCATCCCGCTGGCCGACTACGCCGCGTTCCTGGACGAGCGGGCGACGTTCATGGGCCAGTGGGGCCTCAAGGCCGCGCGCGGCGGCGACGGGCCCTCCTACGAGGAGCTCGTCGAGACCGAGGGCCGGCCGCGCCTGCGGATGTGGCTGGAGCGGATGCAGACCGAGGGCCTGCTGGAGGCGGCCGTCGCCTACGGCTACTTCCCCTGCGTCAGCGACGGCGACTCCCTGATCATCCTCGACGACGCGGGCAACGAGCGGACCAGGTTCACCTTCCCGCGCCAGCGCCGTGACCGGCACCTGTGCCTGTCCGACTTCTTCCGGTCGAAGGACTCCGGCGAGGTCGACGTGGTCGCCCTCCAAGTGGCCACCATGGGCAACCGGGTCTCCGAGGCCGCGGCCGAGCTGTTCGCCAAGGACGCCTACCGCGACTACCTGGAGCTGCACGGCCTGTCGGTGCAGCTCACCGAGGCGCTCGCGGAATACTGGCACGCGCGGGTCCGCAGCGAGCTCGGGATCGGCGGTGACGAGTCGCTGGAGGACATGCTGAAGGTCAACGTCACCGGCTGCCGCTACTCCTTCGGCTACCCGGCCTGCCCCAACCTGGAGGACCAGGTCCAGCTCATGGAGCTGATCGACCCCTCCCGGATCGGCGTGAACCTGTCGGAGGAGTTCCAGCTCCACCCCGAGCAGTCCACCTCCGCGCTGGTCGTCCACCACCCCGAGGCCAGCTACTTCAACGTCTGA